One part of the Sulfolobus tengchongensis genome encodes these proteins:
- a CDS encoding DUF973 family protein, which produces MYTIIPKNVTGVFEGTYKIPLNDTITVNQPIYENLVTYSKTELISQIVGYVTLLMTIFGILGFISYFRKARRKFRKSNNQYSNESKYQPMAPSYIYPNGNAILRINFYDYATILNARFNGIDSTYISPKELHPGYDEIHIYFPNVTVTPNAHYSITLLIRRGRRRFIYRVYAIGGR; this is translated from the coding sequence ATTTACACCATTATTCCAAAAAACGTAACTGGTGTATTTGAAGGTACTTATAAAATTCCACTTAACGATACAATTACTGTAAACCAGCCTATTTATGAAAATTTAGTAACTTACTCGAAGACTGAACTAATCTCCCAAATAGTTGGATATGTGACCCTTCTTATGACAATCTTTGGTATATTAGGATTTATTTCATATTTTCGCAAAGCTAGAAGGAAATTCAGAAAATCCAATAATCAATACTCAAATGAGAGTAAATACCAACCTATGGCACCAAGTTACATTTATCCAAATGGTAATGCTATTTTGAGAATTAACTTTTATGATTATGCAACAATTCTTAACGCTAGATTTAACGGAATTGATTCAACTTACATTTCTCCAAAAGAACTACATCCAGGTTATGATGAAATCCATATCTACTTTCCTAATGTAACTGTTACACCAAATGCACATTATAGTATTACACTGTTAATAAGAAGAGGTAGAAGAAGGTTTATTTACAGAGTTTACGCTATTGGAGGGAGATAA
- a CDS encoding thermopsin family protease translates to MIIFPLASYLLINESYNSSGILVDFSYLVVQNGSDILPPELVTYDKAFIKINDVKNTFIIINDSTTPKVKIGNYYYWSGYLDAELVWGGFAYGEHTTFTNMSSYLALYYYNSESGKFIPFPIVYSYGNDTAESADNLHVTISPSGYAYVTLGNLQPGLLTTQFNPALPSFTFLSITCLIPFYINGSLTHNFEGYIKYSTYISFLRNFSANSSAFAVFNGKNLTIYPSEKITFYQIKPNYTWYYLVYINSTYPVYINGIETNKMFVRSGETI, encoded by the coding sequence ATTATAATTTTTCCCTTAGCGTCTTACCTTTTAATAAATGAAAGTTATAATTCATCTGGTATTCTAGTAGACTTTTCTTATCTTGTTGTTCAAAATGGAAGTGATATTCTTCCTCCAGAACTGGTGACTTACGATAAGGCTTTTATTAAAATTAATGATGTAAAGAATACTTTTATTATTATCAACGATTCTACAACTCCAAAAGTAAAAATTGGAAATTATTATTATTGGTCAGGCTATTTAGATGCAGAACTTGTTTGGGGTGGTTTTGCATATGGAGAACACACAACTTTTACTAACATGTCATCTTATCTAGCTTTATATTATTACAACTCGGAATCTGGAAAATTTATTCCCTTTCCTATTGTTTACTCTTATGGAAATGATACTGCAGAATCGGCTGATAATTTACACGTTACAATTTCACCATCTGGTTACGCTTATGTCACTTTGGGAAATTTACAACCAGGACTATTAACAACTCAATTTAACCCGGCATTGCCTTCTTTCACTTTCCTTAGTATTACGTGTTTAATTCCGTTTTATATAAATGGAAGTTTAACCCATAACTTTGAGGGCTATATTAAGTATTCAACTTATATATCGTTTTTGAGAAACTTTTCAGCTAATTCCTCAGCGTTTGCAGTATTTAATGGTAAAAACTTAACTATTTATCCTTCCGAAAAAATAACATTTTATCAAATAAAACCTAACTATACATGGTATTATTTAGTATACATAAACTCAACTTACCCAGTATACATAAATGGAATAGAAACAAATAAGATGTTTGTAAGAAGCGGAGAAACGATATAA
- a CDS encoding thermopsin family protease encodes MSFANHPVGISSHNGPIYTNAVLGFVNVTSLSAYNSSYKYAPYGASVQLNVVTEAITPYQTYYFWLQNIVDFLTNNDTFSIEDNI; translated from the coding sequence TTGTCCTTCGCAAATCACCCGGTAGGAATATCATCACATAATGGACCAATTTACACAAATGCAGTTTTAGGATTTGTAAATGTTACTTCTCTTTCAGCCTATAATTCATCTTATAAATACGCCCCTTATGGTGCAAGCGTCCAGCTAAACGTGGTTACTGAGGCTATAACACCTTATCAAACATATTATTTTTGGTTGCAGAATATAGTCGACTTTTTAACCAATAATGACACTTTCTCTATCGAAGATAATATATAG
- a CDS encoding thermopsin, protein MSFRIYLAMLLLVSILPLVPISSHTQQISSIYTMPVENASLSWKLLPEGVNVNLHTSEPAPMGISDVGVGPNGPYIRETTQVKGTVLLYNLSAESTFGNPCVSFQLNVVLNYQFQGNTYALWVQDVAYYDTATHHITFLDAIFNFTSYNANVTGVVGNGSILDNAYIYSASILSPGNDMDLTLPADIIFLVNVTTNSLGQPVINFWYNDSYGLIEYDSVTVINVYKASNVYFLIDGYQYTGSGNYYDAELIMGGPGGGSCSYVYDSQVYFNLQYWNGHNFQTVRNAYNYGFDTAETVNNANVGSYYYPSNGELITGITAGKGNLGSLWNQDMITEIVVNTGISSGYALVFNASFSYQNIINDPYFYEIPFYNGSLELTLVPMEYGIVVYSSSGQLIGEANIYGGYGEIARTNVGPFNVNILSSSISGTIGTVTLEIQAYGNVTLSVSSSYPYSLQSNPIYVDGTATDTLTVYDLHSGTNYIYVYAELFNGLSTEITVEFTLSNLVVVEFELSTVGQRMPVLPELQLTFPNGTVTIITLHNGEILNLPLGTEYNIQNIVYENNVRWATNNITSGTIDGSETLTFVYYEQYEVTFNYQVTQSNFGSPTVQYYSFGEIETSTAPVTVWVDYDSTYSYSNILPGSNNQVRAIALHTTGVVTSPGTITVYYQVQYYVTVNSPIPVFAIVNNVNQSLTSGWYNESDYIQVENIPYYVSSSERELPVSITPQSFTVNSPLAVNVKTITQYYVTVNSAIPVFAIVNINNQSLTSGWYNQSEKISVENITYYHSNDVRYVIISITPSSSIIVNSSIKISIIAEKQYYVTVNSPIPVFAIVNNVNQSLTSGWYNSSARIQIENITHYTSNYVREVIVKILPQSNITLSKPINITIITLTQYYIIVNSSIPIKALVNGSSVTLNSSWINKGTEINIENYTYYVNSEEREIIARISPSQTITVNSPVTVKIDNQTQYLVTINGASSWYNSGSIIKLNASVPFYMNGEFVGTYNASPGSVIEVNQPIQETLVESANYVVIGSIVGILFAVGLAVGVIIMKR, encoded by the coding sequence ATGTCTTTTCGCATTTATTTAGCAATGTTATTATTAGTCTCTATTCTACCATTAGTTCCAATATCATCACATACACAACAAATATCATCAATCTATACAATGCCAGTAGAGAATGCCTCTCTATCGTGGAAACTTTTGCCAGAAGGCGTTAATGTTAATTTACATACTTCAGAACCAGCACCTATGGGAATTTCTGATGTAGGCGTTGGTCCAAACGGACCATATATAAGAGAAACGACACAAGTTAAAGGTACAGTTCTTTTATATAATCTATCTGCTGAGAGTACTTTTGGCAATCCATGCGTGAGCTTTCAGCTAAATGTAGTCCTAAATTATCAATTCCAAGGTAATACTTACGCTTTGTGGGTACAAGATGTTGCTTACTATGACACAGCAACTCATCACATTACATTTCTTGATGCTATTTTCAACTTCACCTCTTATAATGCTAATGTTACTGGGGTTGTGGGAAATGGTAGTATATTAGACAACGCTTACATATATTCAGCATCAATTTTATCCCCCGGTAACGATATGGACTTAACACTACCAGCTGATATTATTTTCTTAGTTAATGTAACGACTAATTCATTAGGTCAACCCGTAATTAACTTCTGGTATAATGATAGTTACGGTTTGATTGAATATGATTCAGTCACTGTAATTAATGTGTATAAAGCATCTAACGTATATTTTCTAATTGATGGATATCAATATACTGGATCTGGAAATTACTATGATGCTGAACTTATAATGGGAGGTCCAGGTGGAGGAAGTTGCTCCTACGTATATGATTCCCAGGTTTATTTCAATTTACAATATTGGAACGGACATAATTTCCAGACCGTGAGGAACGCTTATAATTATGGTTTTGACACAGCAGAAACTGTAAATAATGCCAATGTAGGGAGTTATTATTACCCAAGTAACGGTGAATTAATCACTGGAATTACAGCTGGTAAAGGCAATTTAGGAAGTCTTTGGAATCAAGACATGATTACTGAAATAGTTGTAAATACTGGTATCTCAAGTGGCTACGCTTTGGTATTTAATGCCTCATTTTCTTACCAGAACATAATCAATGACCCTTATTTCTATGAAATTCCATTTTATAACGGAAGCTTAGAATTAACTTTAGTCCCTATGGAGTATGGTATTGTAGTATATTCTTCAAGCGGACAACTCATAGGAGAAGCCAATATATATGGAGGTTATGGAGAAATTGCAAGAACTAATGTTGGTCCTTTTAACGTAAATATTCTATCTTCATCCATCTCGGGGACAATAGGAACTGTAACTCTAGAAATTCAAGCATACGGTAATGTGACCCTTAGTGTTAGCTCAAGTTATCCTTATTCCTTACAATCAAACCCAATTTATGTTGACGGTACTGCAACTGATACTCTCACTGTTTATGATTTGCATTCTGGAACTAATTACATTTACGTTTATGCTGAGCTTTTCAATGGTCTAAGCACAGAAATAACGGTTGAATTTACATTATCTAATTTAGTAGTAGTGGAGTTTGAATTGAGCACTGTTGGGCAACGAATGCCAGTATTACCAGAGCTTCAGCTAACTTTCCCTAATGGTACTGTAACTATAATAACTCTGCATAACGGAGAGATTTTGAATTTACCCTTAGGTACAGAATATAATATTCAAAACATTGTTTATGAAAATAATGTGAGATGGGCTACTAATAATATTACAAGCGGAACTATTGATGGTTCTGAAACTTTGACTTTTGTATATTATGAACAATATGAAGTTACGTTTAATTATCAAGTTACTCAGAGTAATTTTGGAAGTCCTACAGTACAGTATTACTCATTTGGTGAAATAGAAACTTCAACAGCACCGGTAACAGTATGGGTTGATTATGATTCTACCTACAGTTACAGCAATATTTTGCCCGGATCGAACAATCAGGTTAGGGCAATAGCTCTTCACACTACTGGAGTAGTAACTTCTCCCGGAACAATCACAGTTTATTATCAAGTACAATATTATGTCACTGTTAATTCTCCAATACCAGTTTTCGCAATTGTTAATAATGTGAACCAAAGTCTAACCTCTGGTTGGTATAACGAAAGTGATTACATTCAAGTTGAAAATATTCCTTACTATGTTTCTTCTAGTGAGAGAGAATTGCCTGTTTCAATTACACCTCAATCTTTCACTGTTAATTCACCATTAGCAGTTAACGTAAAAACGATAACACAATACTATGTGACTGTAAACTCTGCAATACCAGTTTTCGCTATCGTTAATATTAATAATCAGAGCCTAACCTCTGGTTGGTACAATCAAAGCGAAAAGATTAGCGTAGAAAACATTACGTATTATCATAGTAACGATGTCAGATACGTGATTATCTCTATTACACCGTCTAGCAGTATAATTGTTAATTCATCTATAAAGATAAGTATAATTGCTGAAAAGCAATATTATGTCACTGTTAATTCTCCAATACCAGTTTTCGCAATTGTTAATAATGTGAACCAAAGTCTAACCTCTGGTTGGTACAACTCCTCAGCTAGAATTCAAATTGAAAATATTACACACTATACCTCAAATTACGTTAGAGAAGTAATAGTTAAGATTTTACCACAAAGCAATATTACTTTAAGTAAGCCAATCAACATAACAATAATCACACTGACTCAATACTACATTATTGTAAATTCTAGTATTCCAATTAAGGCATTAGTAAATGGAAGTAGTGTAACTCTTAACTCCTCATGGATAAATAAAGGAACTGAAATAAATATTGAGAACTACACCTATTATGTAAACTCAGAAGAGAGAGAAATAATTGCTAGAATCTCACCATCACAAACAATTACTGTTAACTCACCAGTAACTGTAAAAATAGATAATCAAACACAATATTTAGTTACAATTAATGGAGCCTCCTCATGGTATAATTCTGGTAGTATAATAAAGCTTAATGCTAGTGTACCATTTTACATGAATGGTGAGTTTGTAGGTACTTACAACGCGTCACCAGGCTCAGTAATAGAAGTAAATCAACCAATTCAAGAGACATTAGTTGAGAGTGCTAATTACGTTGTTATAGGAAGTATTGTTGGGATTCTATTTGCTGTTGGATTGGCTGTTGGTGTAATTATAATGAAAAGATAA
- a CDS encoding fumarylacetoacetate hydrolase family protein — MKLLSFYKGSPKDSRVGVVYKDGKVIDLVSLYEYLYGYPPDWLTDLTKLLEGGSPAFRLVNELIDDFKKLDTNITSNFLLDEDNITFLPVVRPRKVFCVAVNYNEHGKEAGSASIEEPYIFMKRVDTLVAHRQPILIPKISSQVDHEIELAVIIGKKGKYISSKEAYEYIAGYTIFNDVSFRDLRKHSSPRYNINWLYAKNLDTASPIGPYLVTKDEIQDPHNLTIRLEVNGEIRQNGHTSSMIHKIPELIEYVSNGITLYPGDVISTGTPSGTGLGTGKFLKEGDVMVGYIEKIGKLENRIMRE; from the coding sequence ATGAAATTATTATCTTTTTATAAAGGTAGTCCTAAAGACAGCAGAGTTGGCGTAGTATACAAAGACGGTAAGGTAATTGATCTAGTTTCCCTATACGAATATCTTTATGGATATCCTCCAGATTGGCTAACAGATTTGACTAAATTACTTGAAGGCGGATCACCAGCATTTAGACTTGTAAATGAACTAATTGACGATTTCAAGAAGCTCGATACGAACATTACATCAAATTTTCTCTTAGATGAAGACAACATAACGTTCTTACCCGTTGTCAGGCCAAGAAAAGTATTTTGCGTAGCAGTAAACTATAATGAGCATGGTAAAGAAGCTGGTTCAGCCTCCATTGAAGAGCCTTACATTTTCATGAAGAGAGTGGATACATTAGTTGCACATAGACAACCAATACTGATACCCAAAATTTCATCACAAGTAGATCATGAAATAGAACTAGCAGTTATCATTGGAAAGAAAGGTAAATATATTAGTTCCAAAGAAGCCTATGAGTATATAGCAGGGTATACAATCTTCAATGATGTAAGCTTTAGAGATTTAAGGAAGCATTCTTCACCCAGATATAACATAAATTGGCTATACGCTAAAAATCTAGATACAGCATCACCTATAGGTCCTTATCTGGTAACCAAAGATGAAATACAAGATCCTCATAACCTCACTATCAGACTTGAAGTTAATGGTGAAATAAGACAAAATGGTCATACTAGTAGTATGATACATAAAATTCCAGAATTGATAGAGTATGTTTCTAACGGAATAACATTATACCCTGGAGACGTAATATCAACTGGCACCCCCTCTGGTACAGGTTTAGGTACAGGTAAGTTCTTAAAAGAAGGAGATGTAATGGTAGGATATATAGAGAAGATAGGTAAATTAGAGAACAGAATAATGAGAGAGTAA